In Synergistaceae bacterium, the genomic stretch GAAGTAATTTTTTGAGAGGAGTTTTTCTACTACAATGGCACATCATGAAGTAACACCCGAAGAAATCGCCATGCTCGAAGAAATGGTGAAGAAGGCCAGAGCCGCAGCAGAAGTTATAGCGACTTACGATCAGGACAGAGTCGACCACCTTTGCCGCGCAATTTGTGCAGCACTCTACCCGTTGAAGGTCTGGGGACCGATTTGCGACGAAGCAGTTGACGAGACCAGA encodes the following:
- a CDS encoding aldehyde dehydrogenase, which gives rise to MAHHEVTPEEIAMLEEMVKKARAAAEVIATYDQDRVDHLCRAICAALYPLKVWGPICDEAVDETR